From the genome of Corallococcus macrosporus DSM 14697:
TACAACCGGCTGCCCAGCTTCCGGGTGAATGACGAGCTCGTCAACGACCAGGGCGACCGCTTCCTGGGCAGGAACACCGGCTTCGGCATCCGGCGCGCGCGCCTGGTCCTCTTCGGTGAGGTCCATGACCGGGTGTCCATCTACCTCCAGCCGGACTTCGCCTCGGTCATTGGCGACCAGTACAACGTCACCCTCATGCGGGACTGGTACGCGGACATCTTCCTGGACGCGAAGAAGGAGTTCCGCCTGCGCGTGGGCCAGTCGAAGATTCCGTTTGGCTTCGAGAACCTCCAGTCCAGCCAGAACCGCCTGCCCCTGGACCGCAACGACGCCATCAACAGCGCGCTCAAGGACGAGCGCGACCTGGGCGTCTTCTTCTACTGGGCGCCCGACGAAATCCGGAAGCGCTTCAAGTACCTCGTCGACAACAACCTGAAGGGCTCCGGCGACTACGGCGTGGTCGGCGTCGGTGTGTTCAATGGCCAGACGGCCAACCGCGCCGAGCGCAATGACACCCCGCACGGGGTCGTTCGCGTCACGTATCCCTTCCTGTTCGGCTCGCAGTACGTGGAGGCGGGCGTGGGCGGCTACTACGGCCGCTTCGACCTCAACGCCTCGCCGCGTGACGGCATGCCCTACGCGCTGGCGCGGGGCTCCAACATGGTGGACGCGCGCGCCATCGTCAGCCTGGTCATCTACCCGCAGCCCCTGGGCTTCCAGGCCGAGTACAACCTGGGCCGCGGTCCCTCGCTGGGCGAGGGGCCCGTCGATGGCCTGCTCATCGACAGCCGCCAGCTCCGGGGCGGCTACGCGCAGCTCATGTACAAGCTGGATGGCGTGCTGGGCGTCTCCCTCATCCCCTACATCCGGGGCACCCTCTACGACGGCGGCAAGAAGTTCGAGACGAACGCGCCGCTCTATGACGTGCGCGAGCTGGAGCTGGGCGCCGAATGGCAGCTCAACAAGGCGCTGGAGCTGACGGGCACCTATCTGGTGTCAGACCGTACCTCGTCCCGGTACCCGTACACCCGGGAGCAGGGCCACGTGACGCGGGTCCAGCTCCAGTTCAATTACTGAAGCAATCCCGGTGGGCGCCGTGAGGTGTCTGTCACAAGCTCGTGACTGGTGCGGTGCGTCAGGGGTTGTTCGTTGATACTGGATTTGAACGCTGGGGCTGTTGTTTTCGCGGCTTGAGCAACTTTCGGACATTGATCCGGAAAAACATGGAGGCGTCTGGCTTGCTTCGCCTCCATGGAGCCGTCGATGACTGGAAGCAACACCTCCTACCGAATCCGTCAGGGAGACACGCTCAGCGCCATTGCGCGGCGCAACAACACCACCGTGGATGCACTGGCGCGAGCCAACAACATCCAGAACCCGGACCGCATCATCGCCGGGAAGACCCTGGTCATCCCGGGCGCGCGGGACGGCTTCGAGGCCAACGTCCCCCGGCCGGTGCCGCGTCCGGCGGGCCTTCAGACGGGTGGGGCGCAGCCGCGTGACAGCTTCGAGGCGGGCACCTCCCAGGCGGGCATGGCGCAGGGCGTCACGCCCGCGGGCACCGGGGCGGTGTCTGGCACGCAGAATGGCTATCGCAACATCGACCTGACGGCGTTCCGCCAGGGCGGGTCCAACTCCGAGTCCGCCATTGTCGTTGGCACCTCGGAGGGCAACCGCACGCCGAGCGGCGGCTTCACGGCGAGCTACGGGGGTCACACGGACCCGGGCAATGCCAAGCACAACCGGGGCTCGTTCTCCTATCAGGGGGGCGGCGCGAGCTCGCCGTCGCACGCGGATGAAATCTGGAACCGCGAGCTGGGCCGCGTCACGCCGCAGTACCAGGCCGCCGCCCAGCGCGCGGGCCTGGACCCGAACAACGCGCTGCTGGCCTCCTCCTTCTACGACCTGCACACGCAGTCGCCCCGCGCGGCGCAGAACTTCCTCAACCGCGAGCTGCCCCGGCTGGCGCAGGACCCGCGCGGCGTGACGCCCGAGGCGCTGGTCGACGCGCGCGTGAATGCGTTCCGCAACGACGCGGGCGAGCTGCGCGCGGCGGGCTTCGACCACAGCGAGACGCGGCTGCGCGCCGACCAGACGCGCCGCGAGACGGCGCTGGTCCGGGCCCTGGACGCGCGCGGCTACCGCGACGGTGGCTCGAACACCTCCGCGCTGCCGGCCGAGGTCCCCATCCCGCGCCCGCGCCCGGAGCACCTGACGTCCGGCACCCCCGCGCTGCCGGCCGAGGTCCCCATCCCGCGCCCGCGCCCGGAGCACCTGACGTCCGGCAACACCCAGGCCGCCGAGAGCGCGACGCCCACGGACTTCAACGACACGGCGGCCATCACCCCCGCGGCGGACCGCCCGGCGGTCCAGACGAACGCGCCGTGGATCAGCCAGTATGACGGCTCGCAGGTGGTGCGCGCCGGTGACACGGCGTGCTTCCGCGCGGTGGAGGCCATGGTCAAGCAGGCGGGCGGCACCGTCACCGGCCCGGGCAACCGCATCCAGGTGGCCACCGGTGACGCCTCGGGCGGCGGCGTGACGGTGGACCGCGCGGCGGCGCAGCGGGGCCGCGAGTACATCGACAGCCAGCTCGACGCGGGCCTGCCCGTGGGCGTGGGGGTGAACCACCGCTCTGGCCAGAACTCCGACAACGTGGACGGCATCACCGACCACTTCGTCATGATTACCGGCCGCGGCGTCGACGAGCAGGGCCGCACGTACTACACCTTCCACGACCCCGCGACGAACCACCGGGAGCGTGGCGCGGACACCAACCCGAACAACCGCTTCTACGTGAACCCCGACACGGGCAACCTGTACCGCGAGGGGCCCACCACCGGCGCCGTGGTCCAGCGGCACTTCGAAGTGACGATGGTCCGGCCGAACGCCTAGTCGTTCCGCGGGCGCCCCGGCGAGGGGCTGAGAAGTCCTGATTCCAAGCGTATCCGGGGCGGGAGGCGTGGCTTCCCGCCCCGCTGTGTTCAGTCAGGAAGTGGGCGCGGGCGCGCGGCGCGTTATGGTCACCTGTGCGCCCCGAGGAGCCATGAACTTCGTCTTCATCTCCCCCCACTTCCCTCCGCATTACTTCCACTTCATCTCCGCGCTGCGGGAGCGGGGCGTCACGGTCCTCGGTATCGGTGACGCGTCCTACGAGTCGCTCCACCCCGAGCTGAAGGAGTCCCTGCGGGAGTACTACTTCGTCCCCAGCCTCACGGACGAGGACGCGCTCACCCGCGCGGCGGGCTACCTGACGTGGCGGCACGGCCGCATCCACCGCATCGACTCGCTCAACGAGTCCTGGCTGGAGGTGGAGGCGCGCCTGCGGGAGGACTTCAACGTCCCGGGCCTGCATCCCGAGGACATCCACCGGCTGCGCTCCAAGTCCGGCATGGCGGAGGTGTTCCATGCCGCGGGCGTGCCGCATCCGGACCTCATCCGCGTCCGCGACGCCGCGCAGGTGAAGGCCTTCGCCGCGCGCGTGGGCTACCCGCTGGTGCTCAAGCCGGACGTGGGCGTGGGCGCCGCCAACACCTTCAAGGTGGCCAGCGACGCGGAGGTGGACGCGGCCCTGTCCCATCCGCTGCCCACCACCTACGTGGCGCAGCCCTTCGTGCGGGGCACCATCGTCACCTACGACGGCATCGTGGACCGGCACGGCGTCATCGTCTTCAACCTCAGTCACGAGTACAGCGACGGAGGCATGGAGACGGTGATGGAGCAGCGCGACATCTCCTTCTGGAGCCACACGCAGATCCCCCCCGCGCTGGACGTGCTGGGCCGCCAGGTGGTGGCCGCCTTCGGCCTGCGCGAGCGCTGGTTCCACCTGGAGTTCTTCCGCCTGCCCGACGGCCGCTTCATGGTGCTGGAGGCCAACCTCCGTCCACCCGGCGGCTTCATGGTGGACATGATGAACTACACCTGTGACATCGACGTGTACCGGCTCTGGGCGCGCGTGGTGACGGGGGACCCGGTGGCGGACTTCCGCTACACGCCGCGCTACCACGTCTGTCACAGCGCGCGCCGCAAGTCCCGCCGCTACCGGCACTCGCACGCGGACGTGGAGAAGAAGCTGGGCAGCTCGCTCATCCTCCACCGCGAGCTGCCGGCCATCTACCACAGCCTCCTGGGCGAGCAGATGTACCTCTCCCGCCACACGGACATGGACGCCCTGCGGGACACGGTGCGCTTCATCCAGGAGAAGGCGTAGCGCGCGCTCAGCGCTCCGTCCAGGTGAGCAGGTACGTGGTGCCGTCCGCGTCTTCTTGCGTGCGCGTCACGCGCGGGGACTCGGCGCCGCCCATGCGCAGGAGCGCCTCGAAGAGCGCCTCCGCGTAGCCGGGCGCGTTCACCCGCGAGTTCATCCGCATCACGAAGGTGGTGGGGCCCTGCTCCGTGAGCTCCGCCTCCGTGTAGTTGTCGGTGCCGCGCAGCGTCTGCGGCAGGCGCTGCACCATGCGCCGGGGGCCCAGCAGCCGCATCACGCCGTACACCGCGCGCCCCACGATGGTGCGGCCGTAGCCCTCCACGTGGCGCTCGGCGAGCTGGCGGAAGGCCTCCTCCCGGGGCACGCCGGGGAAGGTCTCCTCGGCGATGACGTTCAGGCACTGCTCCCACAGCGGCACCGGGTAGGCGGGCAGCAGCGGCCGGTCCAGGTCGATGCCGGCCTGCCGCAGCCGGTGCTTGAGGCGCGGGGACACCTGGCCGCGCAGCCCGTGCTCCAGCAGGCCCTCCACCACCTGGACGTAGACGAGCCGCTGCTCCAGGGGAACGGGCCTTCGGTGCTTCATGGTCGGCGCCTCACCCCAGCAGCCAGCGCATGGCGGTCGGCAGCCGGCGCTGCCAGTCCCGCTCGTGGTGTCCGCCGTGCGGGTCCAGCACCAGCGCCACCTCGTGGTCCGCGTAGCCCAGCTGCTTGAGGTGCTCGTAGAAGGCGCGCGTGGACTCGCCGTAGTAGAGCGGCACGCCGCTGGCGTCGGTGTACTCGTGGGCGCCCGCGTCCAGGTAGATGCGCGTCCAGCGGCGGCTGTGCGAAGCCCACGCGCCGAAGAGCTGGCTGGCGCCCCACGTCACGGTGGGGGACAGGGCGCCGATGCGGCCGAACACGTCCGGGTAGCGGCACCCGAGGTACAGCGAAATCAGGCCCCCCAGCGACGAGCCCATGGCCCCCGTCCACCGAGGCTCCGGCCGGGTGCGGTAGGTGCGGTCCACCAGCGGCTTGAGGTGCTCCACCAGGAAGCGCGCGTAGGCCTCGCCGCGCGCGTGAACCTGGCCGCGAGGCTCGTCCCACGGCGAATAGTCGTGCACGCGCCCCTGGCCGGAGTCCACCGCGACGATGAGCCAGGGCTCCAGGCTCCCTTCGCCCACGCCGTGCTCCAGCGCCAGGTTGGCGCACCAGGTCTCGAAGAGGGCCGATTCAGGGTGGGCGAACACGTTCTGCCCGTCGTGCATGTACAGCACGGGGAACCGGTGGCCCGGCATCGCGTCGTATGCGTGGGGGGTATAGACGCGCACGGTGCGCGCGAAGCCCTCCTGGGGGGAGGGGAAGTCTCGGACGATGTGGACGTGGCCCATGGGAACCGGGTGCCAGCATACCTGGAGGGGGGACGGCCCGGGAGCCGCTGGCCTCGGGGATGCACGAGCGAGGCGCCCAAGCCGCGTGAAAAGCCGGTTATTCTGGAGTCCCCTCATGGAGCTGGAACATCCCCATCTGGCGGTCCTGCTGCTCACCACCGAGGCCGACCTGCGCGACGCACGCGAGGCCCTGGATGGGAGCGAGGAGTCCCGCCTGCGCTATGTCGCCGCGGAGAGCCGCGCGGAGGCCGCGTACTTCCTGGCGTGGGACCTGCTCGAGGTCGACCCGCGCCTGGGCCGGGCCTGAGCCCCGGCGCCGCGCGCGTCCCGTCCCTGGACGGCTGGTCCGTGTCGCGGACGGCTCGGATGGAGGGCGCCGCTGTAGGGAATCGTGGTCTGTCTTGTGCACAGGGCGCGGCGCGTGCGTCGGGTGCTCTGGGTGGGGTGGTGGCTGGGGTGGTGGTTGGCGGGGGCGCTGCCCGCGCGTGCCGCGCCGTATGAGGTGGAGCCTGAGTCGGTGGGCGCGCGGGAGTTGCTCGCGCTCGCGGAGGAGGGCGCCATCTCCGGCGAGACGCTCTCCGCGCTGCTGGCGCTCCGGCGGACCGGCGTGGACCTGTCCGTGGCGAGCCGGGCCTCGCTCTATGGGTTGCCGGGGCTGACGTACTCGGACGTGGACGGGCTGCTGCGGGCGCGGGGGACCGCCGCCGCCGCGGGAGGGCGCCTGGCGCGTGGGTTGACGGAGGCGGCGTCGCGGCGGCTCGCGCCCTTCCTGGACGCGCGCGCGCCTGGGCGCCTGTCGGGTGACGCGCGGTTGATGATGGCCTTCGCGGCGTCGGATGGGCTGCTGCCGCCGCTGGCCTTGCAGGTCCGCGCGGGAGGGCTCGCGGGGCTCCGGGTGGGGCTGCTGACGGCGCTGGCGCGGCGCACCCTGGGGCCGCTGCGCCGGGACGCGCGCCAGCGGGGCTTCGTGGTGGACGGACCCGGGGCGGCTGTCCAACTGCCCAAGCTGTACATGCAGTGGACGGGGGAGCGCGCCTCGCTGCTGGCGGGGACGTACCGCCTGGGCTTCGGGCAGCGGCTCACGCTGGACACCACGTCGTTGCCGTCGCCCGACGGCTTCCTCCCGGATGATGGGGTGCGCCCGCCCGCGGGCCTGGAGCGGGCGTGCCTGGTGGGCGGTGACGGGTGCGAGCCCGAGGCGCGCTTGTCGGACGTCACGCCGGACTTCCGCTGGGACGAGGCGTTCCGGGGCGTCGCCGGGACGGTGCGAGGTCCGCTGGGCGCGGGCGCGGCGCTGGCGCTCACCGGCTTTGCTTCGTACCAGTCGCGCTCGCTGGCCCGGTCCGCGGTGCTGGACCGCGGAGCGTGTCCGTCCGCGCGGCCGGGTGCCCGCGGTGCCTGCAAGGCGCCGGACGTCTGGGTGCCGCTGTCTGGCGGCCGGTGGGAGAAGCTCACCGCGCGGACGCTGCCGGGCGTGTTTCGCGAAGTGGCGGGCGGTGGCAACGCGACGCTGTCGTTCTCCTCGCGTGGGCACGTGGGGCTCACCGGCTGGGGCGCCCGGCCCGTGTGGCGGGAGGCGACGCTCGACTTCCAGCCCAGCGCCCGTTACCCGGCGGGCGGTGCTTTCGGCGCGCTGGGGCTCGACGCCGCGTGGGGGCGGGGCGCGGTGGACCTCTTCTTCGAGGGCACGCGCAGCTTCGACGCCGCGCCGGGTGGGGGCGGGGACTTCGGGATGATTCAGCGCACCGTGCTCTCCGGTGCGTCGCGTGAGCTGGAGGTGTCGCTGCGCTACTACGGGCGGGGCTTCGCCAATCCCTACAGCGGCGCGCCGTCCGGCCCGGATGCGCTGGAGGGGCTGCGCGTCCGCAACGAGCTGGGCGCCCGGCTGCGCTACCTCCACCGGGAGGAGGGGGCGTGGCGGCTGCGGGGACAGGTGGATGCCTGGACCTTGCCCGCGGATGGGGCGGTGGCGGGGAGCGCGGGCACGCTCCACGCGCGGACCTCGGTGCGCGGGGACCTCCGCGCGTGGGCGTGGCTCCAGCCCTCGCTCCAGGTGGAGCTGCGTGACAGCGGCGTGGGCGGGGTGGGGGCGTGCGCGGACGACGTGCTCACCGAGCAGGAGGCGGCGGACCTGTGCGCCAGCGCGCGCTACGGCGTCACCGCCCGCTTGCGGTCCGACCTCACGGAGGGGCTGACGGTGGCGC
Proteins encoded in this window:
- a CDS encoding DUF2378 family protein is translated as MKHRRPVPLEQRLVYVQVVEGLLEHGLRGQVSPRLKHRLRQAGIDLDRPLLPAYPVPLWEQCLNVIAEETFPGVPREEAFRQLAERHVEGYGRTIVGRAVYGVMRLLGPRRMVQRLPQTLRGTDNYTEAELTEQGPTTFVMRMNSRVNAPGYAEALFEALLRMGGAESPRVTRTQEDADGTTYLLTWTER
- a CDS encoding LysM peptidoglycan-binding domain-containing protein, with protein sequence MTGSNTSYRIRQGDTLSAIARRNNTTVDALARANNIQNPDRIIAGKTLVIPGARDGFEANVPRPVPRPAGLQTGGAQPRDSFEAGTSQAGMAQGVTPAGTGAVSGTQNGYRNIDLTAFRQGGSNSESAIVVGTSEGNRTPSGGFTASYGGHTDPGNAKHNRGSFSYQGGGASSPSHADEIWNRELGRVTPQYQAAAQRAGLDPNNALLASSFYDLHTQSPRAAQNFLNRELPRLAQDPRGVTPEALVDARVNAFRNDAGELRAAGFDHSETRLRADQTRRETALVRALDARGYRDGGSNTSALPAEVPIPRPRPEHLTSGTPALPAEVPIPRPRPEHLTSGNTQAAESATPTDFNDTAAITPAADRPAVQTNAPWISQYDGSQVVRAGDTACFRAVEAMVKQAGGTVTGPGNRIQVATGDASGGGVTVDRAAAQRGREYIDSQLDAGLPVGVGVNHRSGQNSDNVDGITDHFVMITGRGVDEQGRTYYTFHDPATNHRERGADTNPNNRFYVNPDTGNLYREGPTTGAVVQRHFEVTMVRPNA
- a CDS encoding ATP-grasp domain-containing protein, producing the protein MNFVFISPHFPPHYFHFISALRERGVTVLGIGDASYESLHPELKESLREYYFVPSLTDEDALTRAAGYLTWRHGRIHRIDSLNESWLEVEARLREDFNVPGLHPEDIHRLRSKSGMAEVFHAAGVPHPDLIRVRDAAQVKAFAARVGYPLVLKPDVGVGAANTFKVASDAEVDAALSHPLPTTYVAQPFVRGTIVTYDGIVDRHGVIVFNLSHEYSDGGMETVMEQRDISFWSHTQIPPALDVLGRQVVAAFGLRERWFHLEFFRLPDGRFMVLEANLRPPGGFMVDMMNYTCDIDVYRLWARVVTGDPVADFRYTPRYHVCHSARRKSRRYRHSHADVEKKLGSSLILHRELPAIYHSLLGEQMYLSRHTDMDALRDTVRFIQEKA
- a CDS encoding porin; the protein is MTLPASFRAVLQAMLSGSALLLAPLASAQQDAAAPPASSEPPSEPVPVPVPEGAKPEPAKAEPAEKKERAWYERIRIRGYSQVRYNRLPSFRVNDELVNDQGDRFLGRNTGFGIRRARLVLFGEVHDRVSIYLQPDFASVIGDQYNVTLMRDWYADIFLDAKKEFRLRVGQSKIPFGFENLQSSQNRLPLDRNDAINSALKDERDLGVFFYWAPDEIRKRFKYLVDNNLKGSGDYGVVGVGVFNGQTANRAERNDTPHGVVRVTYPFLFGSQYVEAGVGGYYGRFDLNASPRDGMPYALARGSNMVDARAIVSLVIYPQPLGFQAEYNLGRGPSLGEGPVDGLLIDSRQLRGGYAQLMYKLDGVLGVSLIPYIRGTLYDGGKKFETNAPLYDVRELELGAEWQLNKALELTGTYLVSDRTSSRYPYTREQGHVTRVQLQFNY
- a CDS encoding alpha/beta hydrolase, whose protein sequence is MGHVHIVRDFPSPQEGFARTVRVYTPHAYDAMPGHRFPVLYMHDGQNVFAHPESALFETWCANLALEHGVGEGSLEPWLIVAVDSGQGRVHDYSPWDEPRGQVHARGEAYARFLVEHLKPLVDRTYRTRPEPRWTGAMGSSLGGLISLYLGCRYPDVFGRIGALSPTVTWGASQLFGAWASHSRRWTRIYLDAGAHEYTDASGVPLYYGESTRAFYEHLKQLGYADHEVALVLDPHGGHHERDWQRRLPTAMRWLLG